One window from the genome of Garra rufa chromosome 1, GarRuf1.0, whole genome shotgun sequence encodes:
- the kat7a gene encoding histone acetyltransferase KAT7a isoform X2 gives MPRRKRNAGSSSEGTEDSDFSAEHTDSSESDVHTVRNTRLTRSSLRLSRNSQDSSPVGNTSAPVSEEVVNYSTRRVTRSQQQGVTVLPKKYPLRQSRSSGSDTEQHGEISERDIKQSADHDESPPRTPTGNAPSSESDIDMSSPNVSHDESLAKELSLKESGLAHRPKRRRFHESYNFNMKCPTPGCNSLGHLTGKHERHFSISGCPLYHNLSADECKVKASSRDKNVEERTLSQRQDENRHSARQQAQTERQLRYKEKVTEMRRKRNSVPLKEQKDKYTEHRQTHGSSREPLLENITSDYDLELFRKAQARSSDDLEKLRLQGQVTEGGNMIKAIVFGRYELDTWYHSPYPEEYARLGRLYMCEFCLKYMKSQTILRRHMAKCVWKHPPGDEIYRKGAISVFEVDGKKNKIYCQNLCLLAKLFLDHKTLYYDVEPFLFYVMTEADNTGCHLVGYFSKEKNSFLNYNVSCILTMPQYMRQGYGKMLIDFSYLLSKVEEKVGSPERPLSDLGLISYRSYWKEVLLRYLHTFQGKEISIKEISQETAVNPVDIVSTLQSLQMLKYWKGKHLILKRQDLIDDWKTKEAKRGSSKTIDPTALKWSPPKGT, from the exons AGAAATGCCGGCAGTAGCTCTGAAGGTACAGAGGATTCAGACTTTTCCGCTGAGCACACAGACAGCTCAGAGAGTGACGTCCACACGGTGAGAAACACCCGCCTCACTCGCTCCTCACTGCGACTCAGCCGCAACTCGCAAG ATTCCAGTCCTGTGGGGAACACATCTGCCCCGGTTTCAGAGGAGGTGGTGAACTATTCCACCCGTCGCGTGACTCGTAGTCAACAGCAGGGGGTGACAGTCTTGCCCAAGAAATACCCCTTGCGGCAGAGTCGCTCTTCTGGCTCAGACACGGAGCAGCATGGGGAAATCTCAGAGAGGG ACATTAAACAAAGTGCAGACCATGATGAATCCCCACCCAGGACACCCACCGGCAACGCTCCTTCATCTGAGTCTGACATTGACATGTCCAGCCCAAACGTGTCTCACGATGAGAGTCTGGCAAAGGAGCTGTCCCTGAAAGAGTCCGGCCTTGCTCACCGGCCCAAACGGCGACGCTTTCACGAGAGCTACAACTTTAACATGAAGTGCCCCACACCTGGTTGTAATTCACTTG GACATTTGACAGGGAAACATGAAAGGCACTTTTCAATATCTGGATGCCCACTGTACCATAACCTTTCAGCAGATGAGTGTAAG GTGAAGGCAAGCTCTCGAGACAAAAATGTGGAGGAGAGGACGCTGTCACAGCGGCAGGATGAGAATCGGCATTCCGCTCGGCAACAG GCCCAAACGGAGCGGCAGCTGCGGTATAAAGAAAAGGTGACAGagatgaggaggaagagaaaCTCTGTTCCTCTTAAAGAGCAAAAAGACAAGTATACA GAGCACAGACAGACGCATGGCAGCAGTCGTGAGCCTCTGCTGGAGAACATCACAAGTGACTATGACCTGGAGCTGTTCAGAAAAGCCCAGGCACGTTCCTCGGATGATCTT GAGAAGCTCCGGCTGCAGGGACAGGTCACAGAAGGTGGCAACATGATAAAGGCCATTGTGTTTGGCCGCTACGAGTTGGACACCTGGTACCACTCGCCGTACCCCGAAGAGTACGCCCGCCTCGGCCGTCTCTACATGTGCGAGTTCTGCCTCAAATACATGAAAAGCCAGACCATTCTGCGACGTCACATG GCCAAATGTGTGTGGAAACATCCACCAGGTGATGAGATTTACAGAAAAGGGGCTATATCTGTTTTTGAAGTGGACGGCAAGAAGAACAAG ATTTATTGCCAAAACCTGTGCCTGCTTGCCAAACtcttcctggaccacaaaactttgTACTACGATGTGGAGCCGTTTCTTTTTTATGTGATGACTGAAGCTGACAATACCGGCTGCCACCTTGTAGGATATTTCTCCAAG GAAAAGAATTCATTCCTGAACTACAATGTCTCCTGCATCCTGACCATGCCACAGTATATGAGGCAGGGTTATGGCAAGATGCTGATTGATTTCA GTTATTTGCTGTCCAAAGTAGAGGAGAAGGTTGGCTCCCCTGAAAGGCCTCTCTCTGACCTGGGACTCATCAGTTACAGGAGTTACTGGAAGGAAGTACTCCTGCGCTACCTGCACACCTTCCAGGGCAAAGAGATCTCTATTAAAG AAATCAGTCAAGAAACAGCTGTCAATCCTGTAGACATTGTCAGCACTTTACAGTCACTCCAGATGCTGAAGTACTGGAAAGGGAAGCACTTGATCTTAAAAAGACAG GATCTGATTGATGATTGGAAAACCAAAGAGGCAAAACGTGGAAGCAGCAAGACTATTGACCCTACGGCCTTGAAGTGGAGCCCACCCAAAGGAACCTAA
- the kat7a gene encoding histone acetyltransferase KAT7a isoform X5 yields the protein MPRRKRNAGSSSEGTEDSDFSAEHTDSSESDVHTVRNTRLTRSSLRLSRNSQDIKQSADHDESPPRTPTGNAPSSESDIDMSSPNVSHDESLAKELSLKESGLAHRPKRRRFHESYNFNMKCPTPGCNSLGHLTGKHERHFSISGCPLYHNLSADECKVKASSRDKNVEERTLSQRQDENRHSARQQAQTERQLRYKEKVTEMRRKRNSVPLKEQKDKYTEHRQTHGSSREPLLENITSDYDLELFRKAQARSSDDLEKLRLQGQVTEGGNMIKAIVFGRYELDTWYHSPYPEEYARLGRLYMCEFCLKYMKSQTILRRHMAKCVWKHPPGDEIYRKGAISVFEVDGKKNKIYCQNLCLLAKLFLDHKTLYYDVEPFLFYVMTEADNTGCHLVGYFSKEKNSFLNYNVSCILTMPQYMRQGYGKMLIDFSYLLSKVEEKVGSPERPLSDLGLISYRSYWKEVLLRYLHTFQGKEISIKEISQETAVNPVDIVSTLQSLQMLKYWKGKHLILKRQDLIDDWKTKEAKRGSSKTIDPTALKWSPPKGT from the exons AGAAATGCCGGCAGTAGCTCTGAAGGTACAGAGGATTCAGACTTTTCCGCTGAGCACACAGACAGCTCAGAGAGTGACGTCCACACGGTGAGAAACACCCGCCTCACTCGCTCCTCACTGCGACTCAGCCGCAACTCGCAAG ACATTAAACAAAGTGCAGACCATGATGAATCCCCACCCAGGACACCCACCGGCAACGCTCCTTCATCTGAGTCTGACATTGACATGTCCAGCCCAAACGTGTCTCACGATGAGAGTCTGGCAAAGGAGCTGTCCCTGAAAGAGTCCGGCCTTGCTCACCGGCCCAAACGGCGACGCTTTCACGAGAGCTACAACTTTAACATGAAGTGCCCCACACCTGGTTGTAATTCACTTG GACATTTGACAGGGAAACATGAAAGGCACTTTTCAATATCTGGATGCCCACTGTACCATAACCTTTCAGCAGATGAGTGTAAG GTGAAGGCAAGCTCTCGAGACAAAAATGTGGAGGAGAGGACGCTGTCACAGCGGCAGGATGAGAATCGGCATTCCGCTCGGCAACAG GCCCAAACGGAGCGGCAGCTGCGGTATAAAGAAAAGGTGACAGagatgaggaggaagagaaaCTCTGTTCCTCTTAAAGAGCAAAAAGACAAGTATACA GAGCACAGACAGACGCATGGCAGCAGTCGTGAGCCTCTGCTGGAGAACATCACAAGTGACTATGACCTGGAGCTGTTCAGAAAAGCCCAGGCACGTTCCTCGGATGATCTT GAGAAGCTCCGGCTGCAGGGACAGGTCACAGAAGGTGGCAACATGATAAAGGCCATTGTGTTTGGCCGCTACGAGTTGGACACCTGGTACCACTCGCCGTACCCCGAAGAGTACGCCCGCCTCGGCCGTCTCTACATGTGCGAGTTCTGCCTCAAATACATGAAAAGCCAGACCATTCTGCGACGTCACATG GCCAAATGTGTGTGGAAACATCCACCAGGTGATGAGATTTACAGAAAAGGGGCTATATCTGTTTTTGAAGTGGACGGCAAGAAGAACAAG ATTTATTGCCAAAACCTGTGCCTGCTTGCCAAACtcttcctggaccacaaaactttgTACTACGATGTGGAGCCGTTTCTTTTTTATGTGATGACTGAAGCTGACAATACCGGCTGCCACCTTGTAGGATATTTCTCCAAG GAAAAGAATTCATTCCTGAACTACAATGTCTCCTGCATCCTGACCATGCCACAGTATATGAGGCAGGGTTATGGCAAGATGCTGATTGATTTCA GTTATTTGCTGTCCAAAGTAGAGGAGAAGGTTGGCTCCCCTGAAAGGCCTCTCTCTGACCTGGGACTCATCAGTTACAGGAGTTACTGGAAGGAAGTACTCCTGCGCTACCTGCACACCTTCCAGGGCAAAGAGATCTCTATTAAAG AAATCAGTCAAGAAACAGCTGTCAATCCTGTAGACATTGTCAGCACTTTACAGTCACTCCAGATGCTGAAGTACTGGAAAGGGAAGCACTTGATCTTAAAAAGACAG GATCTGATTGATGATTGGAAAACCAAAGAGGCAAAACGTGGAAGCAGCAAGACTATTGACCCTACGGCCTTGAAGTGGAGCCCACCCAAAGGAACCTAA
- the kat7a gene encoding histone acetyltransferase KAT7a isoform X4, with product MPRRKRNAGSSSEGTEDSDFSAEHTDSSESDVHTVRNTRLTRSSLRLSRNSQDIKQSADHDESPPRTPTGNAPSSESDIDMSSPNVSHDESLAKELSLKESGLAHRPKRRRFHESYNFNMKCPTPGCNSLGHLTGKHERHFSISGCPLYHNLSADECKVKASSRDKNVEERTLSQRQDENRHSARQQLPSLQAQTERQLRYKEKVTEMRRKRNSVPLKEQKDKYTEHRQTHGSSREPLLENITSDYDLELFRKAQARSSDDLEKLRLQGQVTEGGNMIKAIVFGRYELDTWYHSPYPEEYARLGRLYMCEFCLKYMKSQTILRRHMAKCVWKHPPGDEIYRKGAISVFEVDGKKNKIYCQNLCLLAKLFLDHKTLYYDVEPFLFYVMTEADNTGCHLVGYFSKEKNSFLNYNVSCILTMPQYMRQGYGKMLIDFSYLLSKVEEKVGSPERPLSDLGLISYRSYWKEVLLRYLHTFQGKEISIKEISQETAVNPVDIVSTLQSLQMLKYWKGKHLILKRQDLIDDWKTKEAKRGSSKTIDPTALKWSPPKGT from the exons AGAAATGCCGGCAGTAGCTCTGAAGGTACAGAGGATTCAGACTTTTCCGCTGAGCACACAGACAGCTCAGAGAGTGACGTCCACACGGTGAGAAACACCCGCCTCACTCGCTCCTCACTGCGACTCAGCCGCAACTCGCAAG ACATTAAACAAAGTGCAGACCATGATGAATCCCCACCCAGGACACCCACCGGCAACGCTCCTTCATCTGAGTCTGACATTGACATGTCCAGCCCAAACGTGTCTCACGATGAGAGTCTGGCAAAGGAGCTGTCCCTGAAAGAGTCCGGCCTTGCTCACCGGCCCAAACGGCGACGCTTTCACGAGAGCTACAACTTTAACATGAAGTGCCCCACACCTGGTTGTAATTCACTTG GACATTTGACAGGGAAACATGAAAGGCACTTTTCAATATCTGGATGCCCACTGTACCATAACCTTTCAGCAGATGAGTGTAAG GTGAAGGCAAGCTCTCGAGACAAAAATGTGGAGGAGAGGACGCTGTCACAGCGGCAGGATGAGAATCGGCATTCCGCTCGGCAACAG TTACCGTCCCTCCAGGCCCAAACGGAGCGGCAGCTGCGGTATAAAGAAAAGGTGACAGagatgaggaggaagagaaaCTCTGTTCCTCTTAAAGAGCAAAAAGACAAGTATACA GAGCACAGACAGACGCATGGCAGCAGTCGTGAGCCTCTGCTGGAGAACATCACAAGTGACTATGACCTGGAGCTGTTCAGAAAAGCCCAGGCACGTTCCTCGGATGATCTT GAGAAGCTCCGGCTGCAGGGACAGGTCACAGAAGGTGGCAACATGATAAAGGCCATTGTGTTTGGCCGCTACGAGTTGGACACCTGGTACCACTCGCCGTACCCCGAAGAGTACGCCCGCCTCGGCCGTCTCTACATGTGCGAGTTCTGCCTCAAATACATGAAAAGCCAGACCATTCTGCGACGTCACATG GCCAAATGTGTGTGGAAACATCCACCAGGTGATGAGATTTACAGAAAAGGGGCTATATCTGTTTTTGAAGTGGACGGCAAGAAGAACAAG ATTTATTGCCAAAACCTGTGCCTGCTTGCCAAACtcttcctggaccacaaaactttgTACTACGATGTGGAGCCGTTTCTTTTTTATGTGATGACTGAAGCTGACAATACCGGCTGCCACCTTGTAGGATATTTCTCCAAG GAAAAGAATTCATTCCTGAACTACAATGTCTCCTGCATCCTGACCATGCCACAGTATATGAGGCAGGGTTATGGCAAGATGCTGATTGATTTCA GTTATTTGCTGTCCAAAGTAGAGGAGAAGGTTGGCTCCCCTGAAAGGCCTCTCTCTGACCTGGGACTCATCAGTTACAGGAGTTACTGGAAGGAAGTACTCCTGCGCTACCTGCACACCTTCCAGGGCAAAGAGATCTCTATTAAAG AAATCAGTCAAGAAACAGCTGTCAATCCTGTAGACATTGTCAGCACTTTACAGTCACTCCAGATGCTGAAGTACTGGAAAGGGAAGCACTTGATCTTAAAAAGACAG GATCTGATTGATGATTGGAAAACCAAAGAGGCAAAACGTGGAAGCAGCAAGACTATTGACCCTACGGCCTTGAAGTGGAGCCCACCCAAAGGAACCTAA
- the kat7a gene encoding histone acetyltransferase KAT7a isoform X1, translated as MPRRKRNAGSSSEGTEDSDFSAEHTDSSESDVHTVRNTRLTRSSLRLSRNSQDSSPVGNTSAPVSEEVVNYSTRRVTRSQQQGVTVLPKKYPLRQSRSSGSDTEQHGEISERDIKQSADHDESPPRTPTGNAPSSESDIDMSSPNVSHDESLAKELSLKESGLAHRPKRRRFHESYNFNMKCPTPGCNSLGHLTGKHERHFSISGCPLYHNLSADECKVKASSRDKNVEERTLSQRQDENRHSARQQLPSLQAQTERQLRYKEKVTEMRRKRNSVPLKEQKDKYTEHRQTHGSSREPLLENITSDYDLELFRKAQARSSDDLEKLRLQGQVTEGGNMIKAIVFGRYELDTWYHSPYPEEYARLGRLYMCEFCLKYMKSQTILRRHMAKCVWKHPPGDEIYRKGAISVFEVDGKKNKIYCQNLCLLAKLFLDHKTLYYDVEPFLFYVMTEADNTGCHLVGYFSKEKNSFLNYNVSCILTMPQYMRQGYGKMLIDFSYLLSKVEEKVGSPERPLSDLGLISYRSYWKEVLLRYLHTFQGKEISIKEISQETAVNPVDIVSTLQSLQMLKYWKGKHLILKRQDLIDDWKTKEAKRGSSKTIDPTALKWSPPKGT; from the exons AGAAATGCCGGCAGTAGCTCTGAAGGTACAGAGGATTCAGACTTTTCCGCTGAGCACACAGACAGCTCAGAGAGTGACGTCCACACGGTGAGAAACACCCGCCTCACTCGCTCCTCACTGCGACTCAGCCGCAACTCGCAAG ATTCCAGTCCTGTGGGGAACACATCTGCCCCGGTTTCAGAGGAGGTGGTGAACTATTCCACCCGTCGCGTGACTCGTAGTCAACAGCAGGGGGTGACAGTCTTGCCCAAGAAATACCCCTTGCGGCAGAGTCGCTCTTCTGGCTCAGACACGGAGCAGCATGGGGAAATCTCAGAGAGGG ACATTAAACAAAGTGCAGACCATGATGAATCCCCACCCAGGACACCCACCGGCAACGCTCCTTCATCTGAGTCTGACATTGACATGTCCAGCCCAAACGTGTCTCACGATGAGAGTCTGGCAAAGGAGCTGTCCCTGAAAGAGTCCGGCCTTGCTCACCGGCCCAAACGGCGACGCTTTCACGAGAGCTACAACTTTAACATGAAGTGCCCCACACCTGGTTGTAATTCACTTG GACATTTGACAGGGAAACATGAAAGGCACTTTTCAATATCTGGATGCCCACTGTACCATAACCTTTCAGCAGATGAGTGTAAG GTGAAGGCAAGCTCTCGAGACAAAAATGTGGAGGAGAGGACGCTGTCACAGCGGCAGGATGAGAATCGGCATTCCGCTCGGCAACAG TTACCGTCCCTCCAGGCCCAAACGGAGCGGCAGCTGCGGTATAAAGAAAAGGTGACAGagatgaggaggaagagaaaCTCTGTTCCTCTTAAAGAGCAAAAAGACAAGTATACA GAGCACAGACAGACGCATGGCAGCAGTCGTGAGCCTCTGCTGGAGAACATCACAAGTGACTATGACCTGGAGCTGTTCAGAAAAGCCCAGGCACGTTCCTCGGATGATCTT GAGAAGCTCCGGCTGCAGGGACAGGTCACAGAAGGTGGCAACATGATAAAGGCCATTGTGTTTGGCCGCTACGAGTTGGACACCTGGTACCACTCGCCGTACCCCGAAGAGTACGCCCGCCTCGGCCGTCTCTACATGTGCGAGTTCTGCCTCAAATACATGAAAAGCCAGACCATTCTGCGACGTCACATG GCCAAATGTGTGTGGAAACATCCACCAGGTGATGAGATTTACAGAAAAGGGGCTATATCTGTTTTTGAAGTGGACGGCAAGAAGAACAAG ATTTATTGCCAAAACCTGTGCCTGCTTGCCAAACtcttcctggaccacaaaactttgTACTACGATGTGGAGCCGTTTCTTTTTTATGTGATGACTGAAGCTGACAATACCGGCTGCCACCTTGTAGGATATTTCTCCAAG GAAAAGAATTCATTCCTGAACTACAATGTCTCCTGCATCCTGACCATGCCACAGTATATGAGGCAGGGTTATGGCAAGATGCTGATTGATTTCA GTTATTTGCTGTCCAAAGTAGAGGAGAAGGTTGGCTCCCCTGAAAGGCCTCTCTCTGACCTGGGACTCATCAGTTACAGGAGTTACTGGAAGGAAGTACTCCTGCGCTACCTGCACACCTTCCAGGGCAAAGAGATCTCTATTAAAG AAATCAGTCAAGAAACAGCTGTCAATCCTGTAGACATTGTCAGCACTTTACAGTCACTCCAGATGCTGAAGTACTGGAAAGGGAAGCACTTGATCTTAAAAAGACAG GATCTGATTGATGATTGGAAAACCAAAGAGGCAAAACGTGGAAGCAGCAAGACTATTGACCCTACGGCCTTGAAGTGGAGCCCACCCAAAGGAACCTAA
- the kat7a gene encoding histone acetyltransferase KAT7a isoform X3, translated as MPRRKRNAGSSSEGTEDSDFSAEHTDSSESDVHTVRNTRLTRSSLRLSRNSQDSSPVGNTSAPVSEEVVNYSTRRVTRSQQQGVTVLPKKYPLRQSRSSGSDTEQHGEISERDIKQSADHDESPPRTPTGNAPSSESDIDMSSPNVSHDESLAKELSLKESGLAHRPKRRRFHESYNFNMKCPTPGCNSLGHLTGKHERHFSISGCPLYHNLSADECKVKASSRDKNVEERTLSQRQDENRHSARQQLPSLQAQTERQLRYKEKVTEMRRKRNSVPLKEQKDKYTEHRQTHGSSREPLLENITSDYDLELFRKAQEKLRLQGQVTEGGNMIKAIVFGRYELDTWYHSPYPEEYARLGRLYMCEFCLKYMKSQTILRRHMAKCVWKHPPGDEIYRKGAISVFEVDGKKNKIYCQNLCLLAKLFLDHKTLYYDVEPFLFYVMTEADNTGCHLVGYFSKEKNSFLNYNVSCILTMPQYMRQGYGKMLIDFSYLLSKVEEKVGSPERPLSDLGLISYRSYWKEVLLRYLHTFQGKEISIKEISQETAVNPVDIVSTLQSLQMLKYWKGKHLILKRQDLIDDWKTKEAKRGSSKTIDPTALKWSPPKGT; from the exons AGAAATGCCGGCAGTAGCTCTGAAGGTACAGAGGATTCAGACTTTTCCGCTGAGCACACAGACAGCTCAGAGAGTGACGTCCACACGGTGAGAAACACCCGCCTCACTCGCTCCTCACTGCGACTCAGCCGCAACTCGCAAG ATTCCAGTCCTGTGGGGAACACATCTGCCCCGGTTTCAGAGGAGGTGGTGAACTATTCCACCCGTCGCGTGACTCGTAGTCAACAGCAGGGGGTGACAGTCTTGCCCAAGAAATACCCCTTGCGGCAGAGTCGCTCTTCTGGCTCAGACACGGAGCAGCATGGGGAAATCTCAGAGAGGG ACATTAAACAAAGTGCAGACCATGATGAATCCCCACCCAGGACACCCACCGGCAACGCTCCTTCATCTGAGTCTGACATTGACATGTCCAGCCCAAACGTGTCTCACGATGAGAGTCTGGCAAAGGAGCTGTCCCTGAAAGAGTCCGGCCTTGCTCACCGGCCCAAACGGCGACGCTTTCACGAGAGCTACAACTTTAACATGAAGTGCCCCACACCTGGTTGTAATTCACTTG GACATTTGACAGGGAAACATGAAAGGCACTTTTCAATATCTGGATGCCCACTGTACCATAACCTTTCAGCAGATGAGTGTAAG GTGAAGGCAAGCTCTCGAGACAAAAATGTGGAGGAGAGGACGCTGTCACAGCGGCAGGATGAGAATCGGCATTCCGCTCGGCAACAG TTACCGTCCCTCCAGGCCCAAACGGAGCGGCAGCTGCGGTATAAAGAAAAGGTGACAGagatgaggaggaagagaaaCTCTGTTCCTCTTAAAGAGCAAAAAGACAAGTATACA GAGCACAGACAGACGCATGGCAGCAGTCGTGAGCCTCTGCTGGAGAACATCACAAGTGACTATGACCTGGAGCTGTTCAGAAAAGCCCAG GAGAAGCTCCGGCTGCAGGGACAGGTCACAGAAGGTGGCAACATGATAAAGGCCATTGTGTTTGGCCGCTACGAGTTGGACACCTGGTACCACTCGCCGTACCCCGAAGAGTACGCCCGCCTCGGCCGTCTCTACATGTGCGAGTTCTGCCTCAAATACATGAAAAGCCAGACCATTCTGCGACGTCACATG GCCAAATGTGTGTGGAAACATCCACCAGGTGATGAGATTTACAGAAAAGGGGCTATATCTGTTTTTGAAGTGGACGGCAAGAAGAACAAG ATTTATTGCCAAAACCTGTGCCTGCTTGCCAAACtcttcctggaccacaaaactttgTACTACGATGTGGAGCCGTTTCTTTTTTATGTGATGACTGAAGCTGACAATACCGGCTGCCACCTTGTAGGATATTTCTCCAAG GAAAAGAATTCATTCCTGAACTACAATGTCTCCTGCATCCTGACCATGCCACAGTATATGAGGCAGGGTTATGGCAAGATGCTGATTGATTTCA GTTATTTGCTGTCCAAAGTAGAGGAGAAGGTTGGCTCCCCTGAAAGGCCTCTCTCTGACCTGGGACTCATCAGTTACAGGAGTTACTGGAAGGAAGTACTCCTGCGCTACCTGCACACCTTCCAGGGCAAAGAGATCTCTATTAAAG AAATCAGTCAAGAAACAGCTGTCAATCCTGTAGACATTGTCAGCACTTTACAGTCACTCCAGATGCTGAAGTACTGGAAAGGGAAGCACTTGATCTTAAAAAGACAG GATCTGATTGATGATTGGAAAACCAAAGAGGCAAAACGTGGAAGCAGCAAGACTATTGACCCTACGGCCTTGAAGTGGAGCCCACCCAAAGGAACCTAA
- the LOC141331095 gene encoding uncharacterized protein — MSQMELLVTNVAELLTAAVQEVLQLMGQAVLEYQKESARTHLENQNLQQKLKELQERTTVDSSEVLKVSFPIDKPRSVEEDHAQEDLIYYGDLAVNKQTEQPQCLSDSPVHIKLVLDEITVDNRDQSLQGTCDLSLKKQRPLSRVRSSPPRRISNPSSGSRESPATSNIETPQGSNRIKEESKLEPLECSVTEQTDDLTTQAPVVHMQELPLANEHNLLPVFPFSSDIVHYNNQSSKLPNPASKHILRSRVENMVQTGGIHSTPSVSDSREILHSCHVCGKTFATSSSLGAHFVCHSNERPFDCKCCKFRFSRLADLKKHERIHTGERPYNCSLCGRRFNRTENLRRHLRKVHYGAVL; from the exons ATGTCACAGATGGAGCTTCTCGTCACGAATGTAGCTGAGCTCCTCACTGCTGCTGTACAGGAAGTGTTGCAGCTCATGGGTCAGGCTGTGTTAGAGTATCAGAAAGAGTCTGCCAGAACACACCTGGAGAACCAGAACCTCCAGCAGAAGCTCAAAGAACTCCAGGAGAGGACGACTGTGGATTCAA GTGAAGTCCTTAAAGTCTCTTTTCCCATTGACAAGCCTCGTTCAGTGGAGGAAGATCATGCGCAGGAAGATCTCATTTATTATGGAGATTTAGCTGTAAACAAGCAGACGGAGCAGCCACAATGTCTGAGTGACAGTCCTGTTCACATAAAGCTGGTTTTAGATGAGATTACTGTAGACAACAGAGATCAGTCTCTGCAAGGGACCTGTGACCTTTCCTTGAAGAAGCAAAGACCCCTCTCCAGGGTAAGGAGTAGCCCTCCAAGAAGAATCTCAAACCCTTCGTCTGGCAGCAGAGAGAGTCCAGCGACCAGCAACATTGAGACACCACAGGGCTCAAACAGAATCAAAGAGGAATCTAAACTTGAGCCTCTGGAATGTTCTGTTACAGAACAAACAGATGATTTGACAACACAAGCACCTGTAGTTCACATGCAGGAGCTTCCTTTAGCAAACGAACACAACCTGTTGCCTGTCTTCCCTTTTTCCAGTGACATTGTTCACTATAATAACCAATCAAGTAAATTACCAAATCCTGCTTCCAAACACATTCTCAGGTCACGAGTGGAGAATATGGTCCAAACGGGGGGCATCCACAGCACTCCCAGTGTTAGTGATAGCAGGGAGATTCTGCACAGTTGCCACGTCTGCGGAAAGACGTTTGCAACGTCCTCCAGCCTCGGAGCGCACTTCGTGTGCCATTCAAATGAGAGACCTTTTGATTGCAAGTGCTGCAAGTTCAGGTTCAGTCGTTTAGCCGATCTGAAAAAGCATGAGCGCATTCATACAGGAGAAAGGCCATATAACTGTTCGCTCTGTGGACGCAGATTCAACCGAACAGAGAATCTCAGAAGACACTTGAGGAAGGTTCATTATGGAGCGGTGCTGTGA